The DNA segment GTGATGCCTTGGCAGTGCCCGTGGGAAGCAGGTGTGGGATCGTGCTCCACACCCAGTGGGGCTGGCCAGCAGCGACTGAGGACAGTGTGACTATTTATAGGACTGGCTGTCAGAGCTGAGGAGGGGCCTCAGAGACCCTATTCTAGTGTGTGAGGAAACTGAATCCCAGAGAAGGGACAGCCTTACCCCAGCCTCTGCCCCGACCCGAAGCCTGGCCTTTCCCTGCGGAGGGCCCTGCAGTGCCTCGGAAGGAACCCACCCAGCCTTTGGGAAGCACCCGTGAGAGGCCCTGGGTGGGACCCTGCAGCATGGCAGGGGCTCGCCAGGTCTCCAGACCCCTGGCTGCGCATAGGACAGAATCCCCATCCCCGGCATTGCCACAGACCATTAATTCTGGGCTCTCATGCTCTCAGGAAGCCTCACCCGGGCCCCTGGCTCCTGCTGCACAGCCAGGAGGGGGTTGGATTCCGGTTCCGGTGACACTGTCGGGGGCTGCTCCTCACCCCCAGGTGTGCACCTGGCACAGCCACTGTCCCAGGATCCCTGGAGGCTGATTGCACACATATcccagcctgggaaggacccCCTCTAAAATGAAGGCCGCCCCTCTGGTGGTCTTAGAATGTGTGCACCCTCCGCACGGTTCCTGCTGGCTTGCAGCTGCTGGCCCACCTGCTGGGGCCGGTTCCACACTCAGATGAGAAATCAAATTCCAGAAGGGCTGAGGCCGGCAGGTCCCTGGTGGGGctggatcccagctctgcccacgAACACCCCGTTTGCATAGACTGGGGTGCAAACTCACCCCTGCCCTGCTGTGAGGAGGGCCCTGGAACCAGGCAGGACAGGAGAAACGGCCACCCGTAGCTGGAGCCATCCTTCCCGGAGCCTCGGGCAGATGCCCAGCAGGATCCACTCGATTCCTGCACCAAGAGCTCTGGACAGCGTCACCCCCCCTGTGCCCCCAGGCTGTGGCCCCAGCTGTTTGTGCCTGGCGAGGGTCTGGCTAGCTGGAAGAGGGGGCCAGCGGAGGAGAGAGTGGGCGCCACCGTGGGGCTGTCCCACCGGTGGAGGCTCCAGCGGAGATGAGCTGGGCAGGCCTCGCGGAGCAAGTGCAAACTGCACCCGCGTCCTGGGGGCATCTGCGGGGAGACTTAGGGGTCATGCTTTGTGCCCCAGGCCACCCAGAGGAGAAGGCCACCCCGCCTGGAGGCACAGGCCATGAGGGGCTCTCAGGAGGTGCTGCTGATGTGGCTTCTGGTGTTGGCAGTGGGCGGCACAGAGCACGCCTACCGGCCCGGGTGAGCCAAGCCCTAGCCTGGGAGTGCTGGGGTGGGGGGACCGGGAGCCCTCAGCACCTCCTAGAGGCGGCCCTCAGCACCTGTCGGGGACTCCCTGGGGGCTCCTGCTGAGGGTCCTGCCCCGGCCACATGTTCCCATCATTCTTGGGTCCTGCTCTGGGACTCCTGGGCTGACCCCCTCTCCACCCCCGCAGCCGTAGGGTGTGTGCTGTCCGGGCTCACGGGGACCCTGTCTCCGAGTCGTTCGTGCAGCGTGTGTACCAGCCCTTCCTCACCACCTGCGACGGGCACCGGGCCTGCAGCACCTACCGGTGAGTGCCCCACCACACCGAGctcacccagccccagcctcccaagtcggCCACACATCAGCATGTCAGGGGCGAGGCGGGGGTGAATCCTGGGACCcaagatgggaaactgaggccagagccATGAGAGGGCTGCCTGAGATGGGCGACCCAGGGCGGCCGGAGCCAAGGGGTTCCACGATCACCTCCAGTGTCCTAATCCTTGCTCTTGCCCCGACACGTCTCAAAGGACCGCACCTCTAAGAGCATCCCCATGTTTAGAGGGGTCACCCATCCTGTCTGCACCCCTCCACTTCCGGGGGACTAACCCCTCCCTACCCTGGCATCCCTGGCTGCAAGTTCCCATATACACAGAATGGTGCCTGACTCCCCTGGTCCCACTCCACTGGGCACCCCCCTCCACATGACGGCCCCCAGTGGGCACAGATGAGACCCTGAAATGTCCTGTATGCCCACACAAGGGGCACACACCCCTAAGTCTCAGAGTCCTCCTTCCTGGGTGTGGGAGCTCCACCCCCTgctgggggaggggcctgggAATTCAGACTTCTGGAGGTTTAAGAAGGGCTCCGATGCCCAGGGCCCACACTCTGCCGTGACTCGCCGTAGGCCGGGCACACCCTCTCCTCTGGGCCTGGATGCCCCCACAGTAGGAGACCAGATAGGTGGGGGCACACACAGGCCTGGCCACTGCCTCTGCTCCATGCGGAGTGTGGCTGGGCCTTCCTGCTGTGGCTTGAGTCCCGGCCAGCACCggaaggcccaggcagggaaACGGCTGTGCAGTGACCCCTCAGTGCCATCCCTTGAGGAGAAGACCCTTGGGGGCATGCTGGGGTGACCCTGTGCACTCTGAGAGGGGACTCTAGATGCCCAGCAGGTGACTAAGGGGGAGTAGGATGCCCCTCTGAGCTGTCCCACCCACCCCACAGAACCATCTATAGGACCGCCTACCGCCGCAGCCCTGGGCTGGCCCCTGCCAGGCCTCGCTACGCGTGCTGCCCCGGCTGGAAGAGGACCAGCGGGCTTCCTGGGGCCTGTGGAGCAGGTGAGGGCTATGTCCCTCGGCGCCCGGTGTTAGGAGGGCGACTGTTCCCCAATCTTCCAGCAACGCTCCTGCTGCTTTTCTTGAACCCCGAGCAAAGCACCACCTTGCCGCAGAGCACCCACTCCCTAGCAGCTGCCCCCACAGGGTGCTGGGGACCCAACTGAGCTGGTGACCAGCCTCCCCCGCCCACAGCAATATGCCAGCCGCCATGCCGGAACGGAGGGAGCTGTGTCCAGCCTGGCCGCTGCCGCTGCCCTGCAGGATGGCGGGGTGACACTTGCCAGTCAGGTGAGGCTGGCTCTACCCTGGGGGGCCCTGGAAGGGTCCTGGGCACCTCCTTGCATGTCCTGGGGTTACTGCTGGCCCATGAGTGGGTGGTTGTGAAGGGAGCTGTGTGGGCAGGACCCCTCCCGCAGGCATGGCCGCCTGACACCCCGTTTCCTGCAGATGTGGATGAATGCAGTGCTAGGAGGGGCGGCTGTCCCCAGCGCTGCGTCAACACCGCCGGCAGTTACTGGTGCCAGTGTTGGGAGGGGCACAGCCTGTCTGCAGACGGTACACTCTGTGTGCCCAAGGGAGGGCCCCCCAGGGTGGCCCCCAACCCGACAGGTAAACAGCCCtggctgtgcctggcctggggagGCGGGCAGGCAGTGGACATTGCCGTGTGGCTGTtaggcatggtggggggcactGGAATCTGGGCGGAAGGCGGTGGGGACTCCCTCtccagggagggaggatggggagggaggatAGGTGGGTTCCCGAGAACTGGGGGCAGGTTGCCCGGAGCCTCATATCAGCCAAGAAGGCAGAAGTGCCCCGTCCCGGGGTCCTGTCTGCATCCAGCGCAGCATTCTGGAAGACGCCACGCCTCCGCTGGCGACGGGACATTATTACTTTTGGTACGCGCTGTGACACTTCAAACTCGTACCGTGAGTAATAATGCGCCGTCCACGGCACCGCATCGAAAACGCCGCTGAGacctcagccttgacctccctcaGCGTGGCCGGGACCCTGAGCCTCTGCGCAGAGCCACCCGCCCCGACGTACTTAGGCGGCATAGCCCTGAGACCTCTGGCCAGCGCCAGGCAGGCAGCGGGGGCGGCAGAGGCCTGGGCCTGAGTCTTCTGGCTCTGCCTCTCCCTGGGGACAGGAGGgagcctgggggtgtgggtggggagCCGGCCGGCCGTGACCCAGCGCCTGGCTCTGCCCGCAGGAGTGGACAGTGCAATGAAGGAAGAAGTGCAGAGGCTGCAGTCCAGGGTGGACCTGCTGGAGGAGGTGAGGcattggtgggggggggggggggcaggcAGTCCAGGGTGGACCTGCTGGAGGAGGtgaggtgtggaggggcaggcagtCCAGGGTGAACCTGCTGGAGGAGGTGAGGCATCGGGGGGGTAGGCAGGCAGTCCAGGGTGGACCTGCTGGAGGAGGTGAGGCGTCGGGGGGGCAGGCAGTCCAGGGTGGACCTGCTGGAGGAGGTGAGGCGTCGGGGGGGCAGGCAGTCCAGGGTGGACCTGCTGGAGGAGATGAGGCGTCGGGGGGGGAGGCAGGCAGTCCAGGGTGGACCTGCTGGAGGAGGTGAGACGTCGGCAGGGGGCAGGTCTTCACAACAGCAGAGGCCCAGGCCCGGGTACAGGCTCCGTAGTCTCCTGGGACATGGTCCCGACCCACGGATGGCTGGGGGTGGTCTGAAAAGGTCCTGGCCCTGGGGAGGTGGCTTCCTCGCTGCTGACTGCCGAGGGGGCCCTGGCCTGGATCCATGCTGGGCAGAAGCAGCTGGACACTGACCAGGACCCCCCAGGGCCGGAGGAACCAAGCTTGACAGCCCCCCAGACAATACACAGAGCCTGGACCCAGACGAGacctccccacccccccatcTTTGTCCCCACCAGGACAAAGAGCTCTTGCCAGTCTTCCCACTGGCCAGTGGTCCAGCTGTCCCCCTAGTTCTCCTGCCAGGGACCCCAAGGCTGGGACCACCCCGCCAGCCTGATGCCCCAGGCACCCACTCTGCGGCAAGCTTTTCTGCCACGGCAGCCCCCTCTAGTGGACACTTGGAGCCCTGCCGCGGAGGCGGGGGCTGGAGGCTTGTGGAGCCCTTCCCAGGGGTCCTCCCTAGACCCCGGTGGAGCAGAGAGGGCGGGGGCCGGCCCAGGGTCACTGCCCTTCTGCACCCACAGAAGCTGCAGCTGGTGCTGGCCCCACTGCACAGCCTGGCCTCGCAGGCACTGGAGCATGGGCTCCCGGACCCCGGCAGCCTCCTGGTGCACTCCTTCCAGCAGCTCGGCCGCATCGACTCCCTGAGCGAGCAGATTTCCTTCCTGGAGGAGCAGCTGGGGTCCTGTGAGTGCCCCCACCCTCCAGAGCCCTCCTCCCGGGTCTGGGCCCAGTGGGCCTAGAGGGGCTACCCAGGCTTGGGGGTCGGGGGCGACCAAAGGCCAAGGGGCCAGTCAGATCTAGCTGGGCGGGGAGGCTGTGGGGAGCAGTGATCTCTGACCTTCGCCTCATCCAACCCTAGGCTCCTGCAAGAAAGACTCGTGACTGCCCAGCGCCCCAGGCTGGACTGAGCCCCTCACGCCGCCCTGCAGCCCCCATGCCCCTGCCCAACATGCTGGGGGTCCAGAAACCACCTCGGGGTGACTGAGCGGAAGGCCAGGCAGggccttcctcctcttcctcctccccttcctcggGAGGCTCCCCAGACCCTGGCATGGGATGGGCTGGGATCTTCTCTGTGAATCCACCCCTGGCTACCCCCACCCTGGCTACCCCAACGGCATCCCAAGGCCAGGTGGGCCCTCAGCTGAGGGAAGGTACGAGCTCCCTGCTGGAGCCTGGGACCCATGGCACAGGCCAGGCAGCCCGGAGGCTGGGTGGGGCCTCAGTGGGGGCTGCTGCCTGACCCCcagcacaataaaaatgaaacGTGAGCTGCTGTGTCAGTGGATGGACTGGGGGCCTGGGAGGAGGGCGCTCACCTCCTGGCCACCCCTCCCAGACCCACTGCTGGGTGCCAGCTGGCAAAGGGGGCCTGGTGGAGCGGGCAgtcgtggggtggggagggggtccAAGGCAGAGGGGGTGGGCAGGTGGTTTCTGTGAGGCCACAGAGAGCTTTGTCCTGGGGACATGTTGGCCCCAACCAGAGGCCAAAGAGCAAATCTCTGGCCTCCTTCCCAGTAGCCTGAGGATCCCGGCACACTTGCCCGTTAGGCGACACCCCCACCCATCGATGGAAGTAGTATAGGGTGATGTGGGTCCACTCCTGGATAGGGAACACGGGTGGGTGGCGGTGCCTGCACCCTGGGCCTCTAGGCAGGGCAGCTGGGAAGACACAGCGTCGCCTCCACCGCCCTGGTCACCTGCCCGCCCTGTGAGTGACCACAGCTCCCCAGCCACTTCCAAGAGTGTGTTTATAAAAAAACAGCAACGGAGTACAGTGCTGACCCCACAGAGTCTTCCAGGCCAGCAGGAGCAGCAGGCCCCGATTCCCGGCTCCCTGTGGCCCAGGGTGCGTGAGTCTGGGACTCCTGGCCCTCCAGGCCCCTCCTCTCCCAGAGAGCCTGATGCAGCTTGTGGGCTGGACCCTGGAGCCCAGCTGCACCCTGGTGGGTCCCAGGCGGCTGAGCAGAGGGCTCGGACAGTGTGCGTCTGGCCTCGGGGTCCTCCCATCTGCTCCTGGGCCATCGGGGGCCTTGTGGCTCAGCCCACCAGCGGGCCACAGCCGCAAGCCTCATCTTTATCATCCCAGCTCCCAGAGGTGCCGTGGGCGCGAGTCCCTGCCCTCGAGCCCGGGGAGGGTCCAGCTGAGCCCCCTGCAGGGGACACCAGGGGCCTGTGTCTGAGGCCAGTGACAGAAGGGGCTTCCTGCTTCCCGGGCTGAGTGAGAGCTGGGGGAGCCGGACAGAGTGGTATTTGGAAGCCGGGAGGAGTCCCCTCTGCCCATCCTCCAGCCATCGGCTTCCACCTGCCCTCCCCAGGTCATGCCCTGCCGTGGTCTGGGCTACTGGGCCGGCTGCACGCCAGACCCCGCAGTGGCCCCGTTCTCCTGGGGGGTCTTGGAGATGTGGAGGAAGGTGGTCCTCATGGCCCGGTGGCAGGTGTCCACGAGCGCAGGGACGTCCGCCGCAGTGAGGCCGCTGGTGGGGATGGCTTCCAGCACCTGCACTGTGACTGTTCCTGTGGGGGAAGCAACAGACCTCAGTGGCCTGTGGGGAGCTggggcccacctcagcctgctgccCTGGCCTCgcctctccccagccccccacaGCCCCTCCCTGGGAAGCCCGAGGCCGGGCTCTTCCCCTGGACTCCCTAGCCGTGGTGGGTTATTTTAATTGCAGTAACGTTGCTGCAGTAAACCCCATGGCTGCCTGGCCTTCACGCCGCATTTTCGACAAGTCTGCGCTCCCCTGTTACTGCCCCCAGAAAGCCCCACTTCCTGATCAGCCCCTACCTCACTGCCTGGCCTCTGCCCTCCATACGGGGCGAGGGGCTGTGGGAGAGATGGAGCTGGGTTCCCCCACTGCTCTCCAACTTTGACCCCACTGTCCTGCCTGGGCACCAGGTGCCCACGTTCTGGGAACTGGCTGGAAGGGGCAAGAGGTCATGAGCCCCGCAGCCTGTGCCCCTGGGCTGCCTGGGTTCCATCTACCCTATGCGGGCATCAGCCTGGACACATGGGCTCAGAGGCCGCCCTCCAGGCCCCCAAGCTGTGTGCACAGCTGGGGTCCATCCGTGTGAAgtctcttggagcctcagttttctcatctgaaaaatgggccCAGCACCACCCATCTCACAGGGCCATGAGGCCATGAAGCCCACAGCTGggactccagcctgagtcacTCATTCGCCACATGGTCACCGTGTGGCCACGCCACGGGTGCCACCCGGAAATGGGAACGATGAGGGGCCCGGGGCTCCGTGACTGTAGGGTCAGGCGGGGCCTACACCCCGGGTGCACACATGTGGGGGTACCTGAAGTGAAGAACTTCTTCTTGGTGTTgtagaaggaggagaaggaagagtacACCACGGGGACGATGGGCACCTGCAGGCAGGGAGACGCACAGCTGAGGCAGCCCTGGGGACAGGCCAGGCACACCCCAGGCTGCATGTGGTTGGGGAGCCCTGTCCTGCGgcccacccacccctgccttcGCTGCTGCCATGGGTCCTTGTGGCTGTCCTGCCCCTGGGACCTGGGATATGTGTCCTGCTCTGGTTGGCCCAGAGTTCCATAAGCTCATCCTGCAAATTTTTACTCATCTCCTCTAGGAAGCCCTCCTGAGCTAGCACGTGTTTGCCTGGTTCACACCTGTCCCCATATTGGGTCTGCAGCTAGCCAGGGGGGCAGGGCCCTGTCCGGTTTAGGAGGAGATTATGGCACTCTTCCCTGCCCACGCCTCTCTCCCAGTCCTCTCCATCTCAGGAAGCCAGTGAGGGAGGCAGCCCTAGCCCGGGGGAGGGGTGGAGCCTGCTGGTGTTCCTGGAAGTCACCGGGGTCAAATCCAAGGGCACTTGGGGGTGATCATTAACCCGAGGCAGCCAGGGAACCTCCAGGGGGCCAGCAGGTAGGCTGGGGACTGGCagcaggaagggagggggccAGCAGGTAGGCTGGGgactgggagcagggagggagggggccagCAGGTAGGCTGGGGACTGGCAGCAGGAAGGGAGGAGGCCAGCAGGTAGGCTGGGGACtggcagcagggagggaggaggccagCAGGTAGGCTGGGgactgggagcagggagggagggggccagCAGGTAGGCTGGGGACtggcagcagggagggagggggccagCAGGTAGGCTGGGGACCGGGAGCAGGGACGGAAAAGCTGTGGGTCTCCTGGCTGAAGCTGCACTGCGGCCACCCCCAGCCACCCCATCACAGCCGCCCGTCTCCCCTCTGCTCTCCCAGAGCTGATCCAGCCCTCACTCTGCCCCCAAAGGGAAGTGACATCAGCCCCAGGCTGGGCAGGTGTGCCCCGCacctgggcagggctgggatcAGAGCCCAAGGATGCTCACCCAGCCCAGCGCCTCCGGGGCTCCCCAGGCCTCACGGCCTTAGCTGGGAGCCTCTGGAAGGAgggccccctccccaccaccttgCACAGGGCCAGGCACTGGGGGCCACTAGTGGCCAGTGTGAGGGAAGGAGCTGAGACCCCTGCCCTGAGCGAGACCCCACCCAGATGGGTAAAAGCTCCTTCTCCTGACGCAACTCTTCCCAGCACAGCGGCAGAGGCAGGACAGGTGCTGGGGGAATGGCTATACCCTGGCCTCTCCCAGACACCCTAGGATGCACTGCACCCCTGGAGGCTGGGGACCAGGAAGTCCAGAGTCTGGAGGCGCTGCTTACAATGAGCTCCACCCACCCTGAGCTCTGGTCTGGCCTGATACTACACCAAAAGCCTGGCTTGTCCAGACCCACTGCCCATGCCCTGAAGCCCACCCCAGCCAGGCACAGGCCCAGAAATGAGCCTCCTGAGAGCTCTGCAGCAGAGGCGAGCGGCCCGGCTCCCCACCCCTCTACCTGCCCAGCCTCGCAGGCCAAGCACTGGGTGCCCACCAAGGGCAGCTGGTCACTCTGGGCTCTGTGTGGGCAAAAGGCCCAAGGGGCTGCCCTCCCTGGTCGGTCAGGGGGCAAGTGCAGGAAGGGGCAAGGAGGCCCTGTCCCCAACTCAGTGGGAGGAGTCCCTTGTGTGTCAAGGGTCCTCAGCTCGGCTGGTGGTCACCTGCTGCCTTAAGCCAGCCTGACCCCGCCTCCCCAGCCTGCACCCACCCAGGGAGGGCTGGGCTCAGCCTACCTGTGCCTGGACTGCCAGGTAGAAGGCGCCCTTCTTAAAAGGCAGCAGGTCCCCATTGTCGTTGCGAGTACCCTCGGGATAGATCCACACTTTGAGCTGCAGGGAGAGGAGAGCCTGGACTGACCTCACGCCCAGGCCACCCCAGAAAGGCCACGCCGCCTCGCCTCCTAAGAAGCCCCACTTCGCAAAGCAGCTGGCATGGGACCCCATCTGCGGAGCATGGATGATGTAGGGGTCTGGCGTGGGACCCCACCTGCGGAGCATGGATGATGTGGGGGTCTTGTTTTTTCTGCCAAAACCAAGTCACAAGCTGGCCCCTGCCTGGCCCcgcccaggccccaccccaaccccaccgAGCCCGGCCCTGCACACTCACGTTCTCCCTGACCATGCGCTCGCCCAGGTCGGCCATCACTGTCATGGCAGTGCTAGAGCGCTGCCGGTTGATGAAGAAGACGCCCCCGAGGTACATGATGAGGCCCACGGGCCCCAGGAAGAGCAGCTCCCGCTTGGCGATCTGCACGCAGCGCTCCGGAAGGACCTCCATgaggcctgggagacagagagacagagacagagagagagggggagacaGCGTGCGCTGGAAGACAGCTGCTGAGCACCCACAGGCCTGCCTGGCACCCTGCCTTCTCCCTGGCTACCTGGACGGGTCGTGTGGCCTCCGAGCCTCTGTGTCTGGCCCTGAGGGAGGTACTGAGGCCGAGCTCGCCCAGGCACAGGCAGCCCTGTGTCCTCGTCCCCGGGACCCAgccccacacagccccagctcAGCCGGCCCCACTCAAACCCCAGAAGCCACCCCCGAGGCCCGGCCTACCCATCATGTCCAGGATGCTCTGGTGGTTGGAGACGATGACACAGGGACGGGCCTCCTGCAGCCTGCGCGGGTCCCGCACCTCGAAGCGGAGCCCGTAAAAGTACTTGAAGCTTCGCACGAACCAGCCGATGATGCTGCAGGGGAGGCCACCATGAACACGGGTCCCACAGATCCCGCAGCCGAGGCTGGGGCGCGaaggcctgggggtggggtgtggaggaggctggggaggggccctCCTGGCACGGGGCAGGAGACCGGGAGACACAGGGGAGGGAGCCCCTGAAGCGGACAGAGTCCCGGGCCCGGCTCACCCACCTGGACGGCTGCCCTGCCTCCGTCTCCCCAGCAACAGAGGAAAACCCAGAGCCTCTGGAACTCGGATGCTAGGAGCATGGGAAGGCGCCCACTTCCAAATCCACATCCAGGGCCCACCCAGCCCTCATCCACCCCACAGGGGACCCAGCCGGAAAGGAACTGGCACTGGCTCTCACGTCCGCTATGAAGGACCCACGTCGGGGAGAGCAGCCTCTGCACCCCAGCAGAGGAAATGGGGCCCCACACACCCTGGGGAAGGTCACTGGCCCCTCAAGGCAGGGCCACATCAGGAAGAAAGTGTCGGCGCCAGTGGAGACCTCTGAAACGACCTCCGAAAGGTTCTTCCAGAAAAGAGCCGAGACCGAGACCCTCTCTCACCCCTACCCTACAGAATCAGGCCGGTTCCCTTTCCCCGTGAAGAGGCGGCGAGGGGCTCGGggcttgtctgaggtcacaccaGGAGCAGCAGCAGAGCCAGGGTCTGGGCCACCTGAGCCCTGGCCACAGCAGCCCCCACTCTGGCAGGGGCCCAGCCCACTGGGGGCTGCCCTTGGAGCACCTGCAAATGTGAGGTGGCCTTGTCCAAGCAGCCCGTCATGGTTGGGACCAGGGATGTCCAAGGGGTACCCGAAGACTCTGACCAGCTCCGAGCGTCCCAACCTCTGCCCTGCTGTGCTGCCAGGAAGCTCTGGGCACACCCCAGATAGGGC comes from the Homo sapiens chromosome 9, GRCh38.p14 Primary Assembly genome and includes:
- the EGFL7 gene encoding epidermal growth factor-like protein 7 isoform X4 — protein: MRGSQEVLLMWLLVLAVGGTEHAYRPGRRVCAVRAHGDPVSESFVQRVYQPFLTTCDGHRACSTYRTIYRTAYRRSPGLAPARPRYACCPGWKRTSGLPGACGAAICQPPCRNGGSCVQPGRCRCPAGWRGDTCQSGVDSAMKEEVQRLQSRVDLLEEKLQLVLAPLHSLASQALEHGLPDPGSLLVHSFQQLGRIDSLSEQISFLEEQLGSCSCKKDS
- the EGFL7 gene encoding epidermal growth factor-like protein 7 precursor, giving the protein MRGSQEVLLMWLLVLAVGGTEHAYRPGRRVCAVRAHGDPVSESFVQRVYQPFLTTCDGHRACSTYRTIYRTAYRRSPGLAPARPRYACCPGWKRTSGLPGACGAAICQPPCRNGGSCVQPGRCRCPAGWRGDTCQSDVDECSARRGGCPQRCVNTAGSYWCQCWEGHSLSADGTLCVPKGGPPRVAPNPTGVDSAMKEEVQRLQSRVDLLEEKLQLVLAPLHSLASQALEHGLPDPGSLLVHSFQQLGRIDSLSEQISFLEEQLGSCSCKKDS
- the EGFL7 gene encoding epidermal growth factor-like protein 7 isoform X2; protein product: MATPGLQQHQQPPGPGRHRWPPPPGGAAPAPVRGMTDSPPPAVGCVLSGLTGTLSPSRSCSVCTSPSSPPATGTGPAAPTAICQPPCRNGGSCVQPGRCRCPAGWRGDTCQSDVDECSARRGGCPQRCVNTAGSYWCQCWEGHSLSADGTLCVPKGGPPRVAPNPTGVDSAMKEEVQRLQSRVDLLEEKLQLVLAPLHSLASQALEHGLPDPGSLLVHSFQQLGRIDSLSEQISFLEEQLGSCSCKKDS
- the EGFL7 gene encoding epidermal growth factor-like protein 7 isoform X5 → MTDSPPPAVGCVLSGLTGTLSPSRSCSVCTSPSSPPATGTGPAAPTAICQPPCRNGGSCVQPGRCRCPAGWRGDTCQSDVDECSARRGGCPQRCVNTAGSYWCQCWEGHSLSADGTLCVPKGGPPRVAPNPTGVDSAMKEEVQRLQSRVDLLEEKLQLVLAPLHSLASQALEHGLPDPGSLLVHSFQQLGRIDSLSEQISFLEEQLGSCSCKKDS
- the EGFL7 gene encoding epidermal growth factor-like protein 7 isoform X6; the encoded protein is MATPGLQQHQQPPGPGRHRWPPPPGGAAPAPVRGMTDSPPPAVGCVLSGLTGTLSPSRSCSVCTSPSSPPATGTGPAAPTAICQPPCRNGGSCVQPGRCRCPAGWRGDTCQSGVDSAMKEEVQRLQSRVDLLEEKLQLVLAPLHSLASQALEHGLPDPGSLLVHSFQQLGRIDSLSEQISFLEEQLGSCSCKKDS
- the EGFL7 gene encoding epidermal growth factor-like protein 7 isoform X3, with the translated sequence MATPGLQQHQPPGPGRHRWPPPPGGAAPAPVRGMTDSPPPAVGCVLSGLTGTLSPSRSCSVCTSPSSPPATGTGPAAPTAICQPPCRNGGSCVQPGRCRCPAGWRGDTCQSDVDECSARRGGCPQRCVNTAGSYWCQCWEGHSLSADGTLCVPKGGPPRVAPNPTGVDSAMKEEVQRLQSRVDLLEEKLQLVLAPLHSLASQALEHGLPDPGSLLVHSFQQLGRIDSLSEQISFLEEQLGSCSCKKDS
- the AGPAT2 gene encoding 1-acyl-sn-glycerol-3-phosphate acyltransferase beta isoform X1; its protein translation is MMGLMEVLPERCVQIAKRELLFLGPVGLIMYLGGVFFINRQRSSTAMTVMADLGERMVRENLKVWIYPEGTRNDNGDLLPFKKGAFYLAVQAQVPIVPVVYSSFSSFYNTKKKFFTSGTVTVQVLEAIPTSGLTAADVPALVDTCHRAMRTTFLHISKTPQENGATAGSGVQPAQ
- the AGPAT2 gene encoding 1-acyl-sn-glycerol-3-phosphate acyltransferase beta isoform a (isoform a is encoded by transcript variant 1), with protein sequence MELWPCLAAALLLLLLLVQLSRAAEFYAKVALYCALCFTVSAVASLVCLLRHGGRTVENMSIIGWFVRSFKYFYGLRFEVRDPRRLQEARPCVIVSNHQSILDMMGLMEVLPERCVQIAKRELLFLGPVGLIMYLGGVFFINRQRSSTAMTVMADLGERMVRENLKVWIYPEGTRNDNGDLLPFKKGAFYLAVQAQVPIVPVVYSSFSSFYNTKKKFFTSGTVTVQVLEAIPTSGLTAADVPALVDTCHRAMRTTFLHISKTPQENGATAGSGVQPAQ
- the AGPAT2 gene encoding 1-acyl-sn-glycerol-3-phosphate acyltransferase beta isoform b (isoform b is encoded by transcript variant 2) encodes the protein MELWPCLAAALLLLLLLVQLSRAAEFYAKVALYCALCFTVSAVASLVCLLRHGGRTVENMSIIGWFVRSFKYFYGLRFEVRDPRRLQEARPCVIVSNHQSILDMMGLMEVLPERCVQIAKRELLFLGPVGLIMYLGGVFFINRQRSSTAMTVMADLGERMVRENVPIVPVVYSSFSSFYNTKKKFFTSGTVTVQVLEAIPTSGLTAADVPALVDTCHRAMRTTFLHISKTPQENGATAGSGVQPAQ